A region of Carassius auratus strain Wakin chromosome 41, ASM336829v1, whole genome shotgun sequence DNA encodes the following proteins:
- the LOC113059576 gene encoding uncharacterized protein LOC113059576: MTGENSPSLTEGLYMITELDHISYFRIKFGVTENSSMKVKLCGLCSYSVELSSSEHLYMMKSFQLSYFQLLYLLTAALLECKAETDRPCKQVHQLNICHLLGDSMSISCQTTTHPLDSLTVKLRSINQDKVILMYPDISPASEHQRWSVRNDAGNVTLDLKDIRSFDGGLYDCQVYKNQDCLQTTRFNLSIIKCKPLNPVHAMINSSVLLPCSEHPLQNRTAPVTWKVVNGHQSTDIYQYRAPYKPSSSTERPPDPLYMRAKQLNNGSLLIRNAVQTDELRLKPDSLTDID, translated from the exons ATGACAGGTGAAAACTCCCCATCGCTCACTGAAGGCCTCTATATGATCACAGAATTAGACCATATTTCCTACTTCCGCATTAAATTTGGAGTAACTGAAAACAGCTCTATGAAAGTGAAGTTATGTGGCTTGTGCTCATATAGTGTTGAGCTGTCCAGCAGTGAGCATCTGTATATGATGAAGAGTTTTCAGCTTTCTTATTTCCAACTCCTGTATCTTCTAACAGCAGCATTATTAGAATGTAAAG CTGAAACAGATAGACCCTGCAAACAGGTTCATCAGTTGAACATATGCCATTTACTTGGTGACAGCATGTCTATTTCCTGCCAAACAACAACCCACCCGCTGGATTCTCTGACAGTCAAACTACGCAGTATCAACCAAGATAAAGTCATCCTGATGTATCCAGACATCTCTCCAGCATCAGAGCACCAGAGATGGTCtgtgaggaatgatgctggaaatgttACACTTGATCTGAAAGACATCAGATCATTCGATGGTGGTCTTTATGACTGTCAGGTCTACAAGAATCAGGACTGCCTTCAAACAACTCGATTTAACCTGAGTATTATAA AGTGTAAACCTTTGAACCCTGTCCATGCAATGATAAACTCTTCAGTGTTGCTGCCATGCTCTGAACATCCTCTACAAAACAGAACTGCACCAGTCACTTGGAAAGTTGTTAATGGTCACCAATCAACAGATATATACCAGTATCGCGCTCCATACAAGCCCTCAAGCAGCACAGAGAGACCCCCGGACCCCTTGTACATGAGAGCGAAACAACTAAACAACGGATCTTTGCTTATAAGGAATGCAGTACAAACTGATGAATTGCG ACTCAAACCAGACTCTTTGACAGACATCGATTAG
- the LOC113059577 gene encoding cingulin-like → MTKSSVVSSQRRLERKLKELNITLDEERQQHTEQRDQLTLRVKALKRQVDEGEAEAERLEGLRRKAIREMEEMQEQKEALQSKVTALENELNRTSINQFLLKTERGICGMVRE, encoded by the exons ATGACT AAGAGCTCTGTGGTGTCCTCTCAGCGACGGTTGGAGAGGAAACTAAAGGAGCTGAACATCACCCTGGATGAGGAGAGACAGCAGCACACAGAGCAGAGAGACCAG CTGACTCTGCGTGTGAAGGCTCTGAAGAGGCAGGTGGATGAAGGAGAGGCAGAAGCAGAGCGGCTGGAGGGATTGAGGAGGAAGGCCATCAGAGAAATGGAGGAGATGCAGGAACAGAAGGAGGCGCTGCAGTCCAAAGTCACGGCACTAGAGAATGAGCTCAA CCGGACCTCCATCAACCAGTTCCTGCTGAAGACTGAGAGAGGAATCTGTGGAATGGTGCGTGAATGA
- the LOC113059578 gene encoding uncharacterized protein LOC113059578 produces the protein MTAENSPSLTEGLYMSTELDHISYFRIKFGVTENSSMKVKLCGLCSYSVELSSSEHLYMMKSFQLSYFQLLYLLTAALLECKAETDRPCKQVHQLNISHLLGDSMSISCQTTTHPLDSLTVKLRSINQDKVILMSPDISPASEHQRWSVRKDAGNVTLDLKDFRLSDSGLYDCQVYKDQDCLQTTRFNLSSIKCKILNSVHPTPGSSVLLPCSEHPLQNRTEPVTWKVVNGHQLTDIKQYCTPNKPSSSTEKAPDPLYMRAKPLNNGSLLILNAVQTDELWYRCSVNEKTCYETKLVMKVIAHNTSRYTTLAIIAVVPASPDGLAGLSESNNQSETVTTNLTVVVMTTVVSLCVLISLTVCAILYFKKQRRKTNSQTELNSLFSVYYSRVAEGFDVPVYSLVERNAGTMTTFGAEQSEAPAYKPDEMYEKFPF, from the exons ATGACCGCTGAAAACTCCCCATCGCTCACTGAAGGCCTCTATATGAGCACAGAATTAGACCATATTTCCTACTTCCGCATTAAATTTGGAGTAACTGAAAACAGCTCTATGAAAGTGAAGTTATGTGGCTTGTGCTCATATAGTGTTGAGCTGTCCAGCAGTGAGCATCTGTATATGATGAAGAGTTTTCAGCTTTCTTATTTCCAGCTCCTGTATCTTCTAACAGCAGCATTATTAGAATGTAAAG CTGAAACAGATAGACCCTGCAAGCAGGTTCATCAGTTGAACATAAGCCATTTACTTGGTGACAGCATGTCTATTTCCTGCCAAACAACAACCCACCCGCTGGATTCTCTGACAGTCAAACTACGCAGTATCAACCAAGATAAAGTCATCCTGATGTCTCCAGACATCTCTCCAGCATCAGAGCACCAGAGATGGTCTGTGAGGAAAGATGCTGGAAATGTTACACTTGATCTGAAAGACTTCAGATTATCCGATAGTGGTCTTTATGACTGTCAGGTTTACAAGGATCAGGACTGTCTTCAAACAACTCGATTTAACCTGAGTAGTATAA AGTGTAAAATTCTGAACTCTGTCCATCCAACCCCAGGCTCTTCAGTGTTGCTGCCATGCTCTGAACATCCtctacaaaacagaactgaaccaGTCACTTGGAAAGTTGTTAATGGTCACCAATTAACAGATATAAAACAGTATTGCACTCCAAACAAGCCCTCAAGCAGCACAGAGAAAGCCCCGGACCCCCTGTACATGAGAGCGAAACCACTTAACAACGGATCTTTGCTTATACTAAATGCAGTACAAACTGATGAATTGTGGTATCGGTGCAGCGTGAATGAAAAAACCTGCTATGAGACGAAGCTGGTGATGAAAG ttatagCTCACAATACATCTCGTTACACAACACTGGCAATCATAG CTGTTGTTCCAGCCTCTCCTGACGGTCTTGCTGGCCTGAGTGAAAGCAACAATCAGAGTGAAACAGTGACAACAAATCTGACAGTAGTAGTGATGACCACAgtagtgtctctgtgtgtcctcATATCACTGACCGTCTGTGCCATTCTTTATTTCAAAAAACAAAGGCGCAAAACCAACAGTCAAA CCGAGTTAAACAGTCTTTTCTCTGTATATTACTCCCGTGTTGCAGAAG ggTTTGATGTCCCGGTTTATTCTTTAGTTGAACGAAATGCAGGAACAATGACCACCT TTGGTGCTGAACAGTCAGAAGCTCCGGCATATAAACCAGATGAAATGTATGAAAAGTTCCCATTTTGA